From the genome of Lutzomyia longipalpis isolate SR_M1_2022 chromosome 2, ASM2433408v1, one region includes:
- the LOC129789658 gene encoding probable cytochrome P450 303a1, translating to MITLGGNYLEILDYHSIVDSIAAKVWSLPGLLFFLTVILFLIMDCRKPRDFPHGPIWYPIIGSAVALHRERERRGMLWKAIEAFAMDYDKQRRGIVSFKVGKDRVAFVYTSAAIKEMMSREEIDGRPTGPFYETRTWNMRRGVLLTDEEFWMEQRRFVVRHLKEFGFARRGMVELIQREAEFLFEDMKKMVDSGGGSVLVQMQNLLNTYVLNTLWTMMAGKRYSRDNQKLRNLQRILHELFASIDMMGAQFSHFPFLRYIAPEASGYKQFVECHKSMHEFVQEEVEHHKLNLKMDDEPSDLMDVYLRTLNSPTKGDSFSEKQLLAICLDMFIAGSETTSKTLGFSILHLVRDQEIQRKMQEEIDTVVGRERLPKLEDRVNMPYCEAIVLEGLRFFMSNTFGIPHRALRDTTLCGYTIPKDTMVVASFFGMCRDPETYADPDKFEPMHFLENGKVTIPDQYAPFGVGKRRCMGEMMARSNLFLFLTTLFQNFRIYVPEGLPPPPEDPIDGATPSVRQYKAVITYR from the exons TATGGAGCCTTCCAGGACTTCTCTTCTTCCTCACTGTAATACTTTTCCTCATAATGGATTGCCGGAAGCCCCGAGATTTCCCTCATGGCCCAATTTGGTATCCCATCATTGGTAGTGCCGTAGCCCTCCATCGGGAAAGAGAACGCCGTGGGATGCTGTGGAAGGCCATTGAGGCATTTGCCATGGATTACGATAAGCAAAGACGTGGCATTGTTAGCTTCAAAGTTGGCAAGGATCGTGTAGCATTTGTGTACACAAGTGCTGCCATCAAGGAAATGATGAGTCGCGAGGAGATTGATGGACGACCCACGGGGCCATTTTATGAGACACGAACATGGAACATGCGACGAGGGGTTTTGCTGACGGATGAGGAATTCTGGATGGAACAGAGACGTTTTGTGGTGCGACATCTCAAGGAGTTTGGTTTTGCACGACGCGGGATGGTTGAGCTAATTCAGCGTGAAGCAGAATTCCTCTTTGAGGACATGAAAAAGATGGTGGACAGTGGCGGAGGATCCGTTCTTGTTCAAATGCAAAATCTCCTCAATACATACGTCCTCAATACACTGTGGACCATGATGGCGGGCAAGAGGTACTCGCGCGACAATCAAAAGCTGCGGAATCTGCAGCGTATCTTGCATGAACTCTTTGCCAGCATTGATATGATGGGTGCGCAGTTTAGCCACTTTCCCTTCCTGCGGTACATCGCCCCCGAAGCTTCGGGGTACAAGCAGTTTGTTGAATGTCACAAATCCATGCATGAATTCGTGCAAGAGGAAGTTGAGCATCACAAGCTAAATCTCAAGATGGACGATGAACCCAGTGACCTCATGGACGTGTACCTACGTACCCTGAATTCCCCCACAAAAGGGGATTCCTTCTCGGAGAAGCAACTCCTGGCAATCTGTCTGGATATGTTTATTGCTGGCTCGGAGACAACGAGCAAAACTCTTGGGTTCTCCATCCTCCATCTTGTACGTGATCAGGAAATTCAGAGGAAGATGCAGGAAGAAATAGACACTGTGGTTGGGCGGGAGAGGCTCCCTAAACTCGAGGATCGAGTCAA cATGCCCTACTGTGAAGCAATCGTCCTGGAAGGTCTCCGCTTCTTCATGTCCAACACATTTGGAATCCCACATCGTGCACTACGTGACACAACCCTCTGTGGCTATACAATTCCCAAGGATACAATGGTTGTGGCTTCCTTCTTTGGGATGTGCCGTGATCCCGAAACCTACGCAGACCCAGATAAATTTGAACCCATGCATTTCCTCGAGAATGGAAAGGTCACCATCCCTGACCAGTATGCTCCCTTTGGCGTGGGCAAGAGACGTTGCATGGGCGAAATGATGGCAAGGAGCAATTTATTCCTCTTCCTCACAACTCTCTTCCAGAACTTCCGCATTTACGTACCGGAAGGACTTCCACCACCACCCGAGGACCCCATTGACGGAGCAACGCCCAGTGTTAGACAATACAAAGCAGTGATAACATATCGATAG